The Geobacter metallireducens GS-15 region CCTCAGCATGCCCGCCTGTGGGGCACTGGTGGCCCGGGCGCTCATGGAGCGGCACGGCCTCTCCATTGACGAATGGACCGCCTTCTCGGCCCTCCTCACCCAGCGGGCCCACCGCTACGCCGCCAGGAACCCGGACGCGCATTTGAACAGGGAAATCCCCTTGGAGGAGTACTACCGCCAGATCATCAACGGGAAAAACTACCGCTACTGGTGGCCCCTGCGCTACCACGACTTCTGCCCCATGTCCGATGGCGTGGCCGCCGTGATCCTCACCGCCGCCCCCCAGGAGGTGATGGTCTCCGGCGTGGGGAGCGCCACCGATATCCCCACCATCGCCGACCGCAACTACTTCCACTCCTTCCCCGCCACCGTGGCCGCCGCCGCCGAGGCCTACGGCATGGCCGGCATCAGGGACATCCGCGCCTTCGCCGGGAAGATCCACGTGAACATGCACGACCCCTTCAACGGCTTCGGCCCCATCAACATGGTGGATCTCGGCTTCGTCCCCCGGGGGCGCATCCTCGACGCCCTCCTGGACGACGCTTGCACCGGGGAGAACGGCATGTTCCCCACCAACCTCACTGGCGGCCTCAAGGGACGGGGCCACCCCCTGGGGGCCACCGGCATGATCCAGGTGGTGGAGAACCACCGGATGATTCTCGAAGGGCGCTTCCAGGCCGGCGTCTCCCACTCCATCGGCGGCCCCATCAACAACAACATCGTCACCCTCCTGGAGCGGAGCGACCACTACGAGCGCCGTCCCCACGAACCCTACAAGCCGTGGGGGCTCCCCTCCCTGGGCCGGCTCAAGCCGAAGGAAGTGACCGTTGACGCCCTCCTGGCGGAAACCGGCGTCGTGGAAGGGACCTTCGTCACCGCCACCACCCGCTTCGACTACAGGAGCGGCGACCCCGAGGGAATCATCACCATCGTTTCCTGCCGGGCACAAAGCGGCAAAAGTTACCGCTTCCTCTTCGGCATCGCCGGCGAGAACTACCAGCAACTCATCAAGCTCCTCCCCGGCGACCGGATCAGCCTGGAGCGGAGCGACGGCCAGATCCTCCTCAACCGGATGCCGGTGAAGAAGTTCTACCAGCGCACCATCGACGGGCTGGTGGATCTGGCAGGGAGCGGGTGGAAGAGGCTGACGGGGTGGTAACCTGCGCCGGAGGAATGGTGAAGAAACCTTTTTATACATGGGATGGTGATACCCTGGTGCTTAATATCCTCGGCACGCCCAATGCCAAACGGGACGCCATCGGCAAGGTGAAGGGTCACCAGCTCTGTGTTAGTGTGACGGCTATCCCCCGCGCCGGGCGGGCGACCGACCATATGGTACGATTTCTGGCTGACGAATTCGGCGTATCGGTCGGAGATATTCAGGTTGTGTTCGGGCGCATGAATGTCAATAAACAGTTGCGGATCAAGGCGCCGAAACGGTTGCCGCCGCTCATCGGGCAGCAGGAATTTCCTCTCTGATCCCCCATAAAGGAAACAATGGAACAGTATCCTTCCAATGACCACGAACAGCTGCTGGAACTGGCCACCATGCGGATGCCCTTTGGCAAATATCAGGGGCGCCGCCTCATCGATCTGCCGGAGCCCTATGTCGTCTGGTTTGCCGGGCAGGGCTTTCCCGAAGGGAAGCTGGGCACCATGCTGCGCGCCGTCTATGAAATCAAGGTAAACGGGCTCGAATATCTGTTCGACCGGTTGCGGTGACGTTGCCGAGCGGCGACAGAACCGGGCCAAACCACCGCCACGGAGACTCCCCATGACCAACAAGACCATCGACCCCTCCGGCCTCGTCCCCCCCGAGCGGGACGCCTGCGCCATCATCTGCTACATCAACAAGGAGGCGCGGCCGACCCACGGCAACGTCCAGCGGACCATCGAGGCCCTCATCAAGATGGGGCACCGGGCCGGGGAGATCAACGGCGAAGGGGACGGCTGCGGCGTGCTGACCGACATTCCCCGCATGATCTGGCGGGAGGTGCTGGCCGGCGCCGGCCATGACCCGAACCTGGCCGAAATGCCGGGCTTTGCGGTGGGGCATCTGCTGCTCCCCAAAGAGGCCACGGCGGCCGATCCGCAACTGCAGGACAAAATTCTTGCCCGCTTTGCCACGGCCGGGGTCCAGCTTCTGGTGGAGCGCCCCGGCATCGTCCGGAGCGAGGTCCTCTCCAGCCGCGCCCGGGAGGGTGAGCCCCTCTTCTGGCAGGTGGCGCTGCTCTGCCCGGAGAAGGTGGCGGCGCCCGCGCTCCTCTTCGAGCTCCAGACGGCCATCGAGCGGGATTTCCCGGTGCACGTGGCGTCGCTGTCGGCTGACGTTGCCGCCTGGAAGGTCCACGGCTCGCCGGAGATCCTCTCCCGTTACTATCCCGAGCTGAAGCGCCGGGAGTTCCTCTCTTCGGTCACCATCGGCCACAGCCGCTACTCCACCAACACCCTCCCCACGGTGCTCCGGGCCCAGCCCTTCTCGCTCTTGGGGCACAACGGCGAGATCAACACCATCGCCCGGCTCCGGGAGGAGGCCCGGATGATGGGGATACCGCTTTTCGCCGACGGCTCCGACTCCCAGGACCTGAACCGGACCCTGGAAGGGCTCATGTTCCGCTACGGCCTCACTCTCTTCGAGGCCATGGAGGTGGTCTTTCCGCCGATCTTCAGCGCCATGGACGGCATGGCGCCGGAGCTAAAGTCCATGTACACCTGGTTCCGCCGCTTCCTGAAGGCGAGCGCCCAGGGGCCGGCGGCCATCATCGCCCGGCATCGGGAACTCTGTGTCTTCAGCGTGGATGCCATGGGGCTGCGCCCCCTCTGGGTGG contains the following coding sequences:
- a CDS encoding DUF3820 family protein is translated as MEQYPSNDHEQLLELATMRMPFGKYQGRRLIDLPEPYVVWFAGQGFPEGKLGTMLRAVYEIKVNGLEYLFDRLR
- a CDS encoding thiolase family protein, yielding MRHPEFTPRRVYVAASYMAPVGRYDGKHREQLSFLDLAEKAKSVFNDSPVKPRAIEAVVVGSQSPVAFSGVDNTAAKIAGVVGVSGAKSVLIDTASSSGASAFENAYLQIASGRCDHVLAIGIQKMSDAPTTEATRIVAGVIDKDEAEFGLSMPACGALVARALMERHGLSIDEWTAFSALLTQRAHRYAARNPDAHLNREIPLEEYYRQIINGKNYRYWWPLRYHDFCPMSDGVAAVILTAAPQEVMVSGVGSATDIPTIADRNYFHSFPATVAAAAEAYGMAGIRDIRAFAGKIHVNMHDPFNGFGPINMVDLGFVPRGRILDALLDDACTGENGMFPTNLTGGLKGRGHPLGATGMIQVVENHRMILEGRFQAGVSHSIGGPINNNIVTLLERSDHYERRPHEPYKPWGLPSLGRLKPKEVTVDALLAETGVVEGTFVTATTRFDYRSGDPEGIITIVSCRAQSGKSYRFLFGIAGENYQQLIKLLPGDRISLERSDGQILLNRMPVKKFYQRTIDGLVDLAGSGWKRLTGW
- a CDS encoding DUF167 domain-containing protein; amino-acid sequence: MVKKPFYTWDGDTLVLNILGTPNAKRDAIGKVKGHQLCVSVTAIPRAGRATDHMVRFLADEFGVSVGDIQVVFGRMNVNKQLRIKAPKRLPPLIGQQEFPL